Within the Bacillota bacterium genome, the region GACGCCGCCAGGATCGCCGCCGCCGCACGCCGTACGCTGGCGGCCTCGGCGGTCGCGTGAGGAGCGGGGAGGTGCCGCCACGAGCGCCGTCGAGGTGAGGGTGCCCGAGGACCTCTGGGACGTGGAGGAGGCCGCCGCGGGCGTGGTGGTCAACTGGTTCTATGAGGAGGGCGCCGAGGTGCCGGCGGGCGCCGTGCTGGCGGAGCTGGCGGTGGAGAAGCTGACCTACGAGATCACCGCCCCCGCCGCCGGCCGCCTCCACATCGAGGCGCCGGTGGATACGGCCGTCCGCCCGGGGCAGCTCCTGGGCCGCATCGAGCCCGCCGGGGAGTGAGGCGGAAGGGGAAGGGGGCGAGGGACGTGGCGGAGGCGGAGGGAGGCGCCGCGGGGGAGGCTTCCTACCGCGCCATCCCGCTCCGGGGCATGCGCCGCATCATCGCCCAGCGCATGCAGCGGAGCCTGGCCGAGACGGCGCAGCTGACGCTCCACGCCAGCGCCGACGCGACCGCGCTGGTGCGGCTCCGCGAGGCCCGACGGGCCGAGGGGATCGCCTACGACGACCTCCTCCTCCGCGCCCTGGCGCTCACCCTGCGCGAGCACCCGCGGCTCAACGGCTGGCTGGTGGAGGACGAGCTGCGCCTGGCCGAGCGCGTCGACCTGGGCCTGGCCGTGGCGCTGCCCGAGGGGCTGATCGTCCCCGTCCTCCGCGACGCCGCCTCGCTCTCCCTGCCCGAGATCGCCGCCGAGCGGGCGCGGCTGGTGGAGCGCGCCCGCTCGGGGCGGCTCGCCCTCTCCGAGGTGACGGGCGCCACCTTCACCCTGACCAACCTGGGCATGTACCGCGTCGAGAGTTTCACGCCCATCCTGAACGCGCCCCAGATCGCCACGCTGGGGGTGGGCCGCATCGCACCCGAGGCGCGGGCGACCGCCGAAGGCCGCGTGGAGGCGCGGCCCACCCTGCGCCTCTCGCTCACCTTCGACCATCGGGCGCTGGACGGGGCGCCGGCGGCCGCCTTTCTCGACGCGCTCATCGGCCGGTTGGAGGCGGCGGAGGGGCTGGACTAGCCCTGGCCGGCCCCGCCGCGGCGGCCCGGAGCGGGCGCCGCGAAGTCGGGCGGCTTCCTCCGCGGCGGCCCGGCCCTCTCCTGCCCGCCGTCCGTCCGCCCGTCTGCGGCCGAGGCGCCGCCCGCCCGGCCGCCGGCCTGCTCGCCGCCGGCCGGCCGCCCGCCGCCGTCCGTCCGCCCGGCGTAGAGAGGGGCGGCCAGCAGGAGGAGCGCCATCGCCAGCCAGCCGGCGGCGTAACCCGGCGCCGCCCCCCAGCCGACGCGCGGCGCGTGCATCAGGCCGAGCCAGCTGAGCCCGGCGCCCAGCGCCGCCCAGGCGGCCGCCGCCGGGAAGCGGCGGTCGACCAGGTGGGCGACGACGGCCGCGCCGACCAGCGCCACCAGCAGGAAGCCCTCCGCCAGCCCGCGCGCCGCCTGCCAGGTGACCGCCTGCTCCAGGAGCGCCCGCACTCGCGGCGTCTCGGGATTGAGGCGGAGGATGGTCAGCGCCGACTGCACCTGGGAGGTGACCAGGTAGCCGGCCGGCACCAGGAGGGCGAAGAGGAGCGCCGGCCGGTACTTGGCGTCCATGGCGCGGAGCGCCGTCTCGCCCACCTCCACCGCCACCCAGGCGCTGATGGCCGCCAGGATCGGCCAGGGGAAGAGCTGCGAGCCGAACCAGGCGAGGCCGGCCACGCCCAGCGCCAGGCTGGCGAGCGGCGTCCAGAGCTGGTAGGCGGTGCGCGCGCCCAGCTTCTTGAAGGGCGGCTGGAGCGAGTAGACGAGGTAGGTGATGGGCGTCCCCGCCAGGCCGCCCAGCACGTTGGCCGCGCCGTCGGCGGCCAGCGTCCAGCGCACGTCGTAGCGGTCGCCCGTGCTGTCCGCCGCCTCCACCGCCGCCACGTCCTGGACGATCTGGTAGAGCGCCACCGGCAGGATGACGGAGAAGTAGGGAAGGGCGCGTCCGAGCGCCTCCAGCGGCGCCGCCGAGAGGACCCAGGGCGCCGTCAGGCGGGCGACCGGCCAGACGGGGCGGTGGTAACCCAGGACGACCGCCAGCGCCAGCGGCAGGAGCCAGACCACCAGAAAGCCGGGGATCCGCCAGCGTGTAAAGGGCAGGTCGGCGTAGAGGCCGACGAAGACCAGGCCCAGCGCCAGCAGGCCGACCACCGGCTGGTCGAGGAGGCGGAGGAGGAGCGCCATGCCCAGGTAGGTGTACATGCCGGCGGCG harbors:
- a CDS encoding 2-oxo acid dehydrogenase subunit E2; this encodes MRRIIAQRMQRSLAETAQLTLHASADATALVRLREARRAEGIAYDDLLLRALALTLREHPRLNGWLVEDELRLAERVDLGLAVALPEGLIVPVLRDAASLSLPEIAAERARLVERARSGRLALSEVTGATFTLTNLGMYRVESFTPILNAPQIATLGVGRIAPEARATAEGRVEARPTLRLSLTFDHRALDGAPAAAFLDALIGRLEAAEGLD